A window of Mesotoga sp. UBA6090 genomic DNA:
TTGAAAGGACGGATTACGGTGACGGGCAGACCAAAAGAGCGGTGAAAGGTCAAGGCCAGCTGATCGGCTCCCGATTTTGTCGCCGCGTAAGGAGACTGCGGATTGACGGGGTGTTTCTCGTCTATCGGGACGTACTGGGCCGTGCCGTATATCTCGCTCGTGGACGTGTGGATCACTTTCTTCGTCTTAAGCTCTCTTGCAGCCTGGAGCACGTTGTAGGTTCCCTCAACGTTTGTTTTTATATATGCCAGCGGCGAGACGTACGAGTAAGGGATTCCGATCAGAGCTGCTAGATGAAAGACGACGTCAACGTTTTTCATAGCATCTTTCACCGAGTCAAAGTCTCGTATGTCGCCGGTATAGACTTCTATTTTATCTTTGTAAGGCGATTCTTCTAGCCAGCCCCAGTTATTCCTTGAGTTATAGCGGACGAAGGCTTTTACTTCGAAGCCTTTGTGAATGAGATATTCTGCTAGATGAGAGCCTATGAAGCCTCCGGCTCCAGTTACGAGCGCTTTCAATTAGAATCCTCTCCGTTTCCTGTGAGTGCTATATAGTCTTCCATTCTTCCGACATCGTGCCAGCTTCCAGTGTGTACGTGAACTGCCAGTTTCATTCCGTTATCTTTCATCATTCTCCAGAGAGTTGGCATATCTATGTACTGATGCTTTGGTATGTTCTCTCTTATATAGGTTATCACTTTTTGTGAGATACCGTAGATCCCGCCGTTTATTATGTACTTAAGCTTCGGCTTTTCTTCCCAATCTATTAGCTCTGGGGAACCGTTTGTTTTGAGAACACCAAAATCCAAAGGAATCTTTCTTTCGATTCCTGTAAGTACAAGATCGTACTCTTTCAGTAGATCATTGATAACCGAATAATCTACATCGCAAATCAAATCGCCATTTGAGACAATGATCTTATCATCGAAATCGTCAGGAAGAAGGGCTAGAGAGCCAGCCGTTCCTGTACGCTCTAGCTCTTCGATATAGGTTATGTTTACTCCGTATCTCGAGCCATCGCGGACAAAACTCTTTACTATCTCTTTCTTGTAGTTTACTGAAACAAAGATATCTACTATTCCGAAGTCTTTCATGTGTTCGATTATCAGCTGGATTATTGGCTTGTCTCCCACTGGTAAGAGAGGCTTGGGTATAGCTGCGGTCAGGGGCCTAAGTCTCTTGCCCTGTCCGCCAGCCATAATGAAGCCGTACTTGAACACTACTTGCCACTCCTGCCAAGTATCCACTGATAAGTCAATGCCAGCCCTTCTTCAAGGCTTACCTTCGGCTCCCAACCGAGCTCTTTTTTTATCTTGCTTATGTCCGCCACTGCGTAGTCGTAATCATATTCTTCCCGGAGCTTTGTGGCATCGAACAATACGTCGCACTCGCCTCCTGTGATTTTCTGCGCTCTAGTTATTAGAGTGCTTATTGACATAGGATCTCCGGATCCGACGTTGAAGATGTCTATTCCCTTAGGGTTTTTCTCTACGATCAGACCCAGAAGATCGATGAGGTCGGAGATGTAGAAGAAGTCGCGGACTTTTTCCGAGTCTCCTATGTTTACAGTTCCGGAAGATGCGATCTTCTCGAGAACTGTCGGTACTACATATGGTGATAATTGATAAGGCCCATAAGGATTGAAAAGTCGAAGGATTGTAAGATCAAGGGAGTAGCGATTTGCAAGATAGACGAGTATGTCTTCGAGAATAGCGGCCCTTGTCCCAACGAAGTTCTTGGGGCATACTACGTCTGACTCTCTGAACTTACCCATTTTCGGAGCGTACACTCCGTAAGAAGAGAGATAGATTATAGTCTTGAGTTTGCTCGATTGAGCCGCAAGGTGAAGCACATCTCCGAGAGAACCAATGTCTGTAAACTCGCCAATGTATTCGAAGCCGATTATGAAAGGAATCTCTGGGTCGAAACTGCTGTAATTCGAGTGTTTTAGCTGTTCTGAGAAGGATACTTGAAAGACTCTTTCCATATGTGGCTTCAGCCAATTCTCTACGTTTGAGACAAAGACTTGTTTCACTATTTCGCATCCCTTCGAAAGATCATGACTTCTGCCGTACGAAGCATTGTCGCGAGATACAGCCTGAAGTCCATGTTCTTGACATAATAAAGATCATATGAAAGCCTTCTGGCGAATGTGTCGTATTCGAGTTTATCGACGTATCTGTAAAGCACCTGGGCGTGGCCTGTTATCCCGGGCATTACTTTGGTTCTGTATCTGTAGAAAGGTATCTCTTTCGTGCAGTATTCATAGGTAGAGGGAATGTCGGGTCTCGGGCCTACTATGCTCATGTGACCCTTGAGTACGAAAAAAAGCTGGGGGACCTCGTTTAGTCGTGTCATGCGCAAGAGCTTGCCGCTTTTCGTCAGTGTGGGGAGGTCTTCCCCCTCTTCAGGCTCGTTCATTGTTCGGAATTTATACACTTTGAATATTCTCGCGTTTAGTCCATGGCGTGGTTGCGTGAAGAAGAGCGGTCTTCCATCGCGAATGAGAATGTAAAGGATACTGAAGAGAATGAACGGAGAAAATAGAACAAGCAGAGCTGACGAAAAGACTATGTCAGCAACTCTGATTCTCCTTGAGATTCTTGCCTCGGAAAAAACTATCTCATAGTACTCGCTGAATCTCTCGATAATCTCTATAGGAATTCTATGAAGTGAATTCTCAACAAGTGTTGGAAGGTATTCAATATTTGTATTCTTTGTAATTGCTTCGTTCAATATTGGCCTGACTGATTTCGCAAGTTCAGGATCTCCAATCAGTATCGCATCGAAGGGCTTCGTATCTTCAAATGATATGGCCTCTGTTAATGTCGCTGCCGATGGGTTCATGTAGGAGTAGATTTCGATCTTGCCCATCGAGGCCTTCTTAACTTCTTCGAGTATGGGGCCGAGGTCTTCTTCTCTGCCTATGACAAGATATCTTCTAGGGGGAAGATGCTTTATGCTGTATCTCATAAGCATGCATGAGAGAAGGGGGAAGATAAAGGCCGCAATAAGGGCTGTCACATAGAATGTCGGTCTTGGGAGTCTGGGCTTCATAAAGACAATAGGAAGGAGAGCAAAGAGAACACCCAGGATCGTTCCAGATATGTATGAGACTATGCATGAGTTTAGAGAGTAAGTCGTCGAGTTATCGAAGCCCCTGAAGGCATATATGCCGAGCATTATGGCTACATTGAGAATGAAAGCTTGAAAAACAAAGAGCGGGGACCATATGAGTGTAAGCGATTGAATGAAGAAGAGGGTAACGAAGAGGAACATAGCGACAAGATACTTTAGGCTCGCAATTCTTCTTATCATACCTTCTCCCCTCCTTATTCATGACAATCAATCTTATGATTGAAGTAAATACCTTGGATAGCGCTTCTTCTAGTTAGGATAGCAATTACACTAGCTTAATAATTCGCTTGGGAACTGAATTCTTGTCTAATGTATGTTAACATTATTCGATCGCTAGTTCAATTTTGCGCGGTTCTGAGTATAAGCGATTAGACATCTCTGAGAGCATTCACAGTCAATTATAGAATCCATTCGTATTTTAGTCAAGATTTAATCTACAATACTATTGTAAACATTATTCGATAACCGAGGTGGGGGATTAAGGGTAGGGGGTTCGGCAACAAACATAAGCGACAACAGACATGGTTTTACTCGAAATGTGAGTTATGCTCACAACCAATTATGTGATGATCGAGATGAAAAATCGAGAAGTAGTTTGGGATGTAAAGTTTGCTGGTGTAACATTTCAGGAAGCCAGTCTCGCCTTCGGCGAGGCCAGTCACCTTCGGTGGCCAGTCAGGCTTCGCCTGGCCAGTACCGCTACGCGGGCGGAAGAACCGCTTGAATAAGAAACGCTGGTCGCTGAAGGCTGGAAAAGACAAAGCTGAGCGTAGATGGTCTTTGTCTTGCGAAAGAAGCCATGGTTTGTCTCTTGCCAACAACCAATAACCAACAACCAACAACTGCTCTTTGTTACCAGTCGCTGCGGCGGCGTTTTCGGTACGATCTCTCAAGCACAAGATAGTACAATGCACTCAAAGCTGTCAAGATGTACACTCCGACTACAACTATCCAGAGTCTGGGATTGGCTTGAAGAACTTCGCCTTTTGTTAACACGCAGTGGGTTGCGTAAGCTGATGCCACTAACATACCTAATGTGAGAACTAGAAGTGCAAGCTTAAAGTTCTTCAGATCCGATCTTCTTGTTGGAATCAATTTCATAACCCTTTCACCCCACGATTCCTTACAAGAACAAGTGATCAAACGTTTTCTTACGTATCAGAAGAGATTATAGCAAATGTTGGTCGTGAAACAAACTTGATGTTGGAAGCGTTACATACTTGCGCCGAAAAGCCTCTCAGGTCAACCGTTATGAGTCCACCGTCCTCCGAAAAAAACGCAAAGATCGGTTTATAAGGGGCGGGTTAGCAAGAACGGGTTATCAAAACCGGGTTATAAAAGCTCGAAAAAAGGGATTGATTTGCGCCGAGGGCCATCCGCAGAAGTGAGGCTCGCTGCGCGAGGAAGTGATGCTGGCACTTACGCGCCAGGAACAAAGCGAAAAGTTGCCTACCGATCTTCTTTATCTGTCATCCCATTCAGGATCAAATTCTTCTTGTAGGGGTGAACGGCTGTTCGCCCGAAGAAGGGGGCCAAAATCCGTTGGCCGTCCAGCGTCCAAAGATCCGGTTGCAAGTTCCATGATGCAAGTTGCAAGAAGAAGAAAGAAGCCCTTTTTCTCAAGCGCTAATAAGTAAGCTCGTTATTGGCATTCAACAAGAGTGCATCGTCGAGATTCTGAAACAAGTTCAGAATGACGGGATGTGATGCTTTCGGAAAGCCTGCCGGGATGCTGAAACGAGTTTAGCATGACACAAATAGCAGGGTATCGAGTGTAGGGTCCCGGGCGTTGAGAAGAAAAGCATTTCACCGTCTTGGTATCTTCAGGTAATAATGCTGAGACAGTTTTACCTAGGTGGCAACTTCAGGAGCTCCCTCACCTTGTCATCCCAAACTTGTTTCGGGATCTATTCTTTGAAGACATCTACGATGATGAATGCGTGAATTCGCGAAAAATGGGACAGACATGAGGAGAATTGTCAATCCCTATTTTTGCTTACAGCGTTCAGCGGGTTTTCGTTCTTAAGCGTACAGCAGCTCTTAAGACCTAGATGCTGAAACGAGTTTAGCATGACTGGATGGGTGGTTTTCGGAATAACCATTTTTTTCGTTGCACAGAGGTTACCCTGAAATGCCTCTGTTCAGGGTCATCCCGAACTTGTTTCGGGATCGTTTGATCTTTCAGCGCCAGCGAACGCGAAAAATGGGACAGACATGAATAGATTTGTCAGTCCCGGTTTTCGCTCCTTCAACAGTCTTACTCCCTTCACGTCATTCTGGCGATCTCCTAGCCAGGATCTCGCCTTTTGGCGTCCCATTATTCGGGACTCCGATCTGGGATCTGGTCTTGATCATATTGGGTATGGATTGCTTGCTTGCGGAAGGTAAATGTAGAATTCCACTTCACAGCGTTCGTGTTTCGTAAGAAGCGGGCCTTTCAACGATCACTATATGAAATACGGGAACAAGTAAAGCCAGGAAACTTTTCTTCAGGTTCTTTCTGTGTGACTCGAATGAAATTCCCGCGCCTGTCTTGAGCTCAGGATTCAGTTCGAAAGTCCAGAAATTTTCTCAGAAACTCTGAGGGTGTGACAATTGCAATTCCTTCGATTTCCTTTAGGTCAAGCAGATGATGATCTCCAGAAACAATGTATTTTGCACCCGCCTGAACTGCACATGTAATGAATTTAGTGTCATCAGAGTCTTCGATTCTGATTTCGATATCTTCCGGGCAGTTAATTACGATCGAGCTCAACCTCAGGTAAGAAACCAACGTATCCAGCTGATCTTTATTGATCCCGGTGATGCGTAACAGTTTTGGTCGAGACAGGACATCTATAAGCTCTTGAAGAGTTTCTTCAGAGAAAACAAGCTCAAAAACGCCCTCTTTCCAGAAGTCAAGGATTCTTGCAGGAGAACTTTTGCTGGATATGATTGCGGATATCATAACATTTGTGTCTAGTACGACTCTTTCCATTTTTTCTGGTCACTTTTCTCTTCTCGACTCTTTGAGAGCTGTGCGGATTTCTTCTTCAATTTCCTCTTCGGTGAGGGCTTCGGCGTTCGTCCTCAACTTCTGAACCAACTGAAAAAACTCTGACTTTGCCCTTTCCTTGTTAATCACGGCAACAGGCGTAAGCACGATTCTGCCGCCTTCTACTTCGACCTGTACATAGTCGCCTTCCTTCAGTCCAAGAGAATCGAATATCTGTTTTGGTATCGTGACCTGTCTGCTTCTTCCAGCTTTTACTAATTCCATATAATCACCTTTTCATATATTACTTTATTAGTATTATAGCATCTTGCACTTGTTTATGCGAAAACGTGAAAAGAAGGGACTCAATTTTTTGAAGATCGGTTCTTCGTCTCAGAGCCAGGAGCTTTGTTCTTCGTTGTTTGTTCCGACGCTGCGCGTCCAGGTTCTTGGTTAAGAGCCCGGGTCTGGGGTGTGGGGTCTAGGGTCTCGCAAGAGCAGAAGTGATGCTGCTTCGCAGGAAGCCTCTCAGGTCAACCGTCAACGGTTCTCCGTTCTCCGAAAAAACGCAAAGATCGGTTTATAAGGGGCGGGTTAGCAAGAACGGGTTATCAAAACCGGGTTATAAAAGCTCGAAAAAAGGGATTGATTTGCGCCGAGGGCCATCCGCAGAAGTGAGACTGATTGCGTGGTAGCAGGTACGGGGTAGGGGGTAGGAAAGATCAAGAGCAGAAATGATGCTGGCGCTTTCGCGCCAGGAACAAAGCGAAGAGCCGCTTACCGATCTTCTTGATCTGTGGTCCCATTCAGAATCATATTCTTCTTGTAGGGGCGAACGGCTGTTCGCCCGAAGAGGGGGAAGCCCTCTCACAGGCGCAAAGCAGAAGGCAGAAAGGAGCCAGTCTGCTGACGCAGGCCAGTCTCGCCTTCGGCGAGGCCAGTCACCTTCGGTGGCCAGTCAGGCTGCGCCTGGCCAGTTCCGGCTTCGCCGGGCAAGAACCTCAAGGCCAGTACCGATTGGCGGAGAAGCATCCGCCGCCAGTCTGCTGACGCAGGCCAGTCAAATTAGACAAGGTTGTCCGTTGGCAGTTCACGGGATGACAAGGAGGTTGGATTTGGGGGCAGGCTCTACGGGATGGCGGAATAGAGACCGTGAATACAATTCCAAGCAGAAGCATTTACAGGCTCGTTGAGGTAGGATACTCTCTCTTCAGGTCATCCTCGTTCTCCTAGTCAGGATTCCGGACTTTCCTTCTTCTTCATTTTTTTGACTCGAAGTGTACAAGTTGAGCTGTAATTGCATTGTAGTTCTTATTCAATGGGAATAATGCTTGCTTTGTTGTCACAAATACTATATACTATTTGTGACCAGAGGAGTGAACCTTATGGAAGAAATAAGCACCAGGGAGAGAATATCCAATTATATAAAGAGGAATCCAAAATCAAGGATTTACTCTATCTCTGATTTTTCAAAATTCGGTACTTATGATAGTATTCGAAAAGCTCTCTCACGCCTGGAAATGGAGGGGAGGTTAATCCGTGTTTCGAGGGGCTTCTATAAGTCCTCGGAATTCAACATACTTGTAAATGAGGAAGTTGCTTCAGATCCTGATCAGTTTGCTAGAGCCTATGCAGAGGCCTACGGCTGGAAAATCGCTCCGCACAAGGAAACAGCTTTAAATATGTTGGGTTTGTCAACTCAGGTACCAAATGTCTTTCAATACGTAAGTGATGGCCCATGTAGAACTGTATCTCTCAGTGACGGAAGGAAAATAGAGTTCAGGCATAGAACTATTCGTGAAATAAGCAAACTTAGCTACAAGGAAGCGGCCCTCCTTGAATCACTTAAGACTCTGGGCAAGGAGCGGATTTCTCCTGATGTCAGGAATAGGATCCTTCGAAGATTCAGCAAGAAGGAACTAGAAGTGTTAGGGAAGCGAGTTCAGAAGAGCAGGAAATGGATTTATGAGGAAATCTGCAGATTGATTGAAAGGAGCGGGAATAGTGTATCGAATCGCCAACGAGGCTAGCTCAAACCTGGGAGCCATTTTCGGAAATACTGCAACCAGAAGGGGTATCAGTCCGGCAATTATAGAGAAGGACTTTTGGGTATGTTTCCTGCTTGAGGTTCTCTTTCATCAAAGCAAGTATTCAAAGCATTTTGCCTTTAAAGGTGGAACGTCTCTTTAAAGGTATATAAAGCAATAGAACGTTTTTCTGAAGATATCGATCTGATACTTGATTGGAGGCTTCTTGGATATTCGTTAACCCAGCCATGGGAATCAAGATCAAACGCGAAGCAAGAGAGTTTTAATCAGGAAGCAGCTTTGAGAACTGAACGGTTCCTCGCTACCGAGTTTGTTCCGAGTCTAGAAGAATCATTGAGTTCGTTCATTAAAGATTTCGATTTGCATGTCGATCCTGATGATTCTCAGACCGTTCTCTTTAGATATCCACAGATATTCACTGACAAGAGCCTCCTGCAGGAAATTAGACTGGAGATCGGACCCTTGGCGGCGTGGTCTCCATCTGCCGATAAACCCATTACTCCATATGCCGCCGAGGAATTTCCTAAAGCTTTTCGTATGCCGAGTACTCTTGTAAGAACAGTAGAAGCAAAACGTACATTTTGGGAAAAAGCAACTATCCTACACCGTGAAGCTAACAGGAAAAACGGGAGGCCACCAATCAGGTATTCCAGGCACTACTATGACCTTCATATGTTGTGCAACACCCCGATCAAACATGAAGCACTTGAGGACATCAAATTGCTTCGTAAGGTTGCGGCATTCAAGGATAAGTTCTTTCATTGCGCGTGGGCAAAATACGAAGAAGCACTTCCCGCAACGTTGCGCCTAGTACCGCCCAACAATGTAGTAAAGAAACTAGAAGAAGACTTTGAAAAAATGAAGCCAATGATATTTGGTACGGTCCCTTCTTTTGAACGAATAC
This region includes:
- a CDS encoding NAD-dependent 4,6-dehydratase LegB; protein product: MKALVTGAGGFIGSHLAEYLIHKGFEVKAFVRYNSRNNWGWLEESPYKDKIEVYTGDIRDFDSVKDAMKNVDVVFHLAALIGIPYSYVSPLAYIKTNVEGTYNVLQAARELKTKKVIHTSTSEIYGTAQYVPIDEKHPVNPQSPYAATKSGADQLALTFHRSFGLPVTVIRPFNTFGPRQSARAVIPTIISQLLAGKKSIKLGNLEATRDMNYVLNTCEGFHHVGLHERSTGEVINLGSNREISIKDLAQLIASLMNKELKIEIDDQRIRPEKSEVERLLCDSSKAKELTGWEPRHTLEEGLKETIAWLENNMEYYKPDIYNV
- a CDS encoding sugar phosphate nucleotidyltransferase translates to MFKYGFIMAGGQGKRLRPLTAAIPKPLLPVGDKPIIQLIIEHMKDFGIVDIFVSVNYKKEIVKSFVRDGSRYGVNITYIEELERTGTAGSLALLPDDFDDKIIVSNGDLICDVDYSVINDLLKEYDLVLTGIERKIPLDFGVLKTNGSPELIDWEEKPKLKYIINGGIYGISQKVITYIRENIPKHQYIDMPTLWRMMKDNGMKLAVHVHTGSWHDVGRMEDYIALTGNGEDSN
- a CDS encoding NAD-dependent epimerase/dehydratase family protein, whose product is MKQVFVSNVENWLKPHMERVFQVSFSEQLKHSNYSSFDPEIPFIIGFEYIGEFTDIGSLGDVLHLAAQSSKLKTIIYLSSYGVYAPKMGKFRESDVVCPKNFVGTRAAILEDILVYLANRYSLDLTILRLFNPYGPYQLSPYVVPTVLEKIASSGTVNIGDSEKVRDFFYISDLIDLLGLIVEKNPKGIDIFNVGSGDPMSISTLITRAQKITGGECDVLFDATKLREEYDYDYAVADISKIKKELGWEPKVSLEEGLALTYQWILGRSGK
- a CDS encoding sugar transferase, with protein sequence MIRRIASLKYLVAMFLFVTLFFIQSLTLIWSPLFVFQAFILNVAIMLGIYAFRGFDNSTTYSLNSCIVSYISGTILGVLFALLPIVFMKPRLPRPTFYVTALIAAFIFPLLSCMLMRYSIKHLPPRRYLVIGREEDLGPILEEVKKASMGKIEIYSYMNPSAATLTEAISFEDTKPFDAILIGDPELAKSVRPILNEAITKNTNIEYLPTLVENSLHRIPIEIIERFSEYYEIVFSEARISRRIRVADIVFSSALLVLFSPFILFSILYILIRDGRPLFFTQPRHGLNARIFKVYKFRTMNEPEEGEDLPTLTKSGKLLRMTRLNEVPQLFFVLKGHMSIVGPRPDIPSTYEYCTKEIPFYRYRTKVMPGITGHAQVLYRYVDKLEYDTFARRLSYDLYYVKNMDFRLYLATMLRTAEVMIFRRDAK
- a CDS encoding putative toxin-antitoxin system toxin component, PIN family, with product MERVVLDTNVMISAIISSKSSPARILDFWKEGVFELVFSEETLQELIDVLSRPKLLRITGINKDQLDTLVSYLRLSSIVINCPEDIEIRIEDSDDTKFITCAVQAGAKYIVSGDHHLLDLKEIEGIAIVTPSEFLRKFLDFRTES
- a CDS encoding AbrB/MazE/SpoVT family DNA-binding domain-containing protein; the encoded protein is MELVKAGRSRQVTIPKQIFDSLGLKEGDYVQVEVEGGRIVLTPVAVINKERAKSEFFQLVQKLRTNAEALTEEEIEEEIRTALKESRREK
- a CDS encoding DUF6088 family protein produces the protein MEEISTRERISNYIKRNPKSRIYSISDFSKFGTYDSIRKALSRLEMEGRLIRVSRGFYKSSEFNILVNEEVASDPDQFARAYAEAYGWKIAPHKETALNMLGLSTQVPNVFQYVSDGPCRTVSLSDGRKIEFRHRTIREISKLSYKEAALLESLKTLGKERISPDVRNRILRRFSKKELEVLGKRVQKSRKWIYEEICRLIERSGNSVSNRQRG